The sequence below is a genomic window from Balearica regulorum gibbericeps isolate bBalReg1 chromosome 9, bBalReg1.pri, whole genome shotgun sequence.
CACGCAGGGGATGGGGCACTCTGCCCTCGCTGaactgcagcagggagaggaagaaaaaatatcaactgcgatttttcctcctccttttctttcccccccccagttaaGGAAACCCCTCATCGAGCGGAAGCGAAGGGAAAGGATTAATAACTGCTTGGACCAGCTGAAGGAGACTGTTGTGGGTGCATTTCACCTGGATGTAAGTGCTcatttttatgctgctttttgtccttttgctgGTGGGAGACTGGGgtgctttttttggggggggggtttgtctCCTCTTTTGAGGAACTGGACATGCTACAACCCTTCATTGCCTCTAACTGCTGTGCTCTTTCCTTACCAGCAGTCTAAACTGGAAAAAGCGGACATCCTCGAAATGACGGTGAAGCACCTCCAGAACATCCAGAGCAGCAAGCTGATGGGTGAGTGCCCGGTCCCGCACCCTGCGAGCGCGGGCGGTGCCGGGGCAGGAGGGTGCCAGCAGGTTTAATCCGCTGGCAGCTCGGCAAAAGCATCTTTCCAACCTGTTGAGGCCCCCGGCTGCTGCTCGGGTTTGGCTTTCTCCACTAGATGGGGAGATGGAGCTGGGCACCGCTTCACCCACGGGAGGGTTTTTGTCCTCCCAGAGCcgctttctgcttttttgttctggttttgccCTTGGCCGTGGGCAGCAGGACGTGGGGGTCCCTGCCGGGGTGGCTCGCGCCCCGCGTCACCTTCCCCCGCGCCCTGCGAACGAGTCACCTTCTAGCAACGCCCAGCTGGGTTCAGCAAGGAGCCCCCCAGGAACCCGGGGAAGCTTCAGGGCGAACGCTCTTAAGCAGGAGCGCACCGGGCAGCTTCTACCCGCTCACCAACTCCCCTTGTCTCCTCCCCAACGCAGCCGACTCCAAAGTGGGTCTGGAAGCCCAGCAGAGGTACAGCACCGGGTACATTCAGTGCATGCACGAGGTGCACAACCTCCTCCTCACCTGCGAGTGGATGGACAAGACCCTCGGGGCGCGGCTGTTGAACCACCTCCTGAAATCCTTACCCAGGTCTGGCGAAGACACCTGCAAAGCGGCATTAAGGTCTTCGAGCCCATCTCAGCAGCCTCTCTTGACGCCAAAAAGCCCCCTGAGCCCTAAGGGGAGCGCTCGGGGCACACACCCATCGCAGGAGCGCTTCTACCCCGCGGAGAACAAGCAGGCTTCGAAGAACTCCTTCCAGCTGCCATCGCTGTCGGTTTTCAGCCAGGCTGACGCTGCACCTCCCAGACAGGTCCTGCAGCCAAATTTTTCCCATAACAACCCTAGAATGGGATCCTTAGATATGTGGAGACCGTGGTaaagtgtgttttaaaatgtttatccTAACCTTAGACACTCTTACGTATGTATCTTATAGatatgtttctttaaaacacttGTGGAGCAAGTCTGTTCCTGTAGGTGTACTAAAGACCAGGGTACTTCAAGCCGAAGTAAACCTATGTGTAGCCTGCATTGTAGAAGgctgctattattttttatttatttaatacatCTAAATTATTGTATAGAATCCTCTCATGCTCTTTAGTGTATATTAATTATATAGATTTCTTGTCtcactttcttaaaataattaacttcCTATTAATAAAAACACAAGACGACAAGCAACGGCCCTCTCTGGCATCAAGTTTACCTCTCAGACCTCTCGTAAGCCACTGAGATCACTTCGTTGGGTAAAGGGGTAAACGGCcgatctcttctgctttttatttttattattatcccTGTGCAGCTGTAGGAGATTCCCGTTCTGATTCCTGTAAAAATGCTGCagtgattaggaaaaaaaaaaaaaaaatagagaaagggAGAGGCTTGGTTTGGACTTTCTAGGCTGTTTAGAAATGCTCTCTGGATTGCTCACGCTGGCTGTGCTGTTCCCAGCCACCTGGATGCCCTGACGTTACTATTAAACTCGTGAGctacgtgtatatatatataatgttacATATAGTTATTATTTagagatttttgtttctataaCTAAAAGTTCTAAATAAACTTTCGGAAGATAACGACTGATATTTCTCCCAGCCTTGTCCTGTCTGCTCTGAATAAACAGTACTTGaggttctgcttttgttttcttctttcacaaaCGGTTTTTCCTGAAGGCGGTTGAAAGCGATGGTTTGGGTTTCACCCCTGATGCTTTGTAGAAAAAGCAGTGTGCACCACACACACAATCACCTGGCTCACAGCAACACTTCGAAAATTATGAAGCAAATCAGGAGTTGAGTTTATCATCCTGGATTGATGCTTTAGCTTTTACTTATAAGGGAACTGCAGAGATAATCTAAAGGGCAGAAGGCAAAATTCCCTGCAAATTGGACCAAAGAGACTGGGACAAATCTGCTCAGCTTGTTGGCAACATTTGGTTGCAGTTTTTCATCTCAAAGGCAGTTAAAGGTTCCtcacagttaaaataaaagagcaagGAGCTCTTAAACAAACACTGTGCATACTAATTAATGGCCCCGCAGTTCAGAGGGGCTCATTATGCAGCGAGATCTATTTGATGATGTGCCGAAGGAGCGAAAACCATCACCTCTGGGTTTAGCATCTTTTTCTGTCAAACTCTCCCTTTCATCCAGCCCGCCTGAAAAGCCATTAGGAGCAGCGGCATAAGGGCGGTAGGAGAAACAACTGGCCTACACATGGCTGCGTGGAGGCACGGCAGGTTTCTTCAACCGTGGGGTCAGGAGGCAGGTAAAGACACCGAATTGTACAGCTCTTACTGCAACCTTGGTTTTCACCCTCTGCCTGAAAATTAGCCCGTCCCTCTTTACTGATGGGGGCCTCCAGAGCGACCACCAATACAGAAAATCCATCCAAATCATCCCACCACAAAAATCCAGGTgggggtgggagctggggcCAGCCCGAGCAAACAGCCACAGCAAAGCACACCGACTACTCAGAGCACACCGACCGCCCACGGGCAGGGGGAACATTCAGGCAAAGCAAACCCCCAAAATCCTGGAAGAGGAAAGACATTAAAGACCTTCCCAGTTTATTATCATGCGTATTGCTGAGTTTAGATGAAACCCCCACGCCACACAGGCCCACGTGGCTGCACCCACCAGAGGAACCTCCATTGCCCAGCGCTGAGGTCTGCGCACCAGTGGGGCAGGTAAGAGGAGCAGATGGGGCCTGAAGCTTTCACTTGCTTCTAGACGCTGTCAGGAATGCATCTCGTGGCACTTGCGGCCACCTTATTGTTATGCTGGGAGAGGctgtgatgaaaatattttactatggTTTGACAGCATCAACTTAAAAACATGCTTTCCCCCTAAAAGCTGTAAATCCCCAGTGACTATAATTATCGGCTATGGTTACTGTGCTGAAAGGAGATCAGTGGGAAATACATATTTCTCACCATCTCTGCTTGTTTACTTtgcacatttgaaaatattttgtggttagtgagttttattatttcctgtttCTAATCAGTaaggttttttctgttgtgggtGTGGAGGGAAGGGTCACATAGCAGCTGGtgagaaagttttaaaaataggaaagtgAGACTGCAATACTTGGCCAACAATCTCCAGTTTTAGTACCAGACACTCATTTTTTCATTGCCTTCATTTCAAACCGATGGTGACCTTTTATATGATCTCCCTGTCACGTATCCAACTAATGCTGCGGGAATCCGTTGCGAGTCACTACTTTTCaataaagaaaacacttcttCCAAAAGCCAGAAGATTACTCATAGCACTTCACATACACGAATTTCAGATATTATGTGTGGTTGACAAAGGAACTCCGTATTTTCTCCAAACCCATGTGGTTTTACCAAAACCAGGACTGTACAAGAGCAATAATACTTTGCTCTTCTCTATACAGCCCTGTCCACTGTCAACCGAAAAACACATTGCCAGTTACTACCATCTTCTCCCCAGGAAAAAGGAGGCATAGAGAAGCTCTCCCAGCCAGCCGGCTAGTGCAGAGTAGATAGCACTGTCCTCGTAAATCGGTGTTTGAAGCTACACCACGACACACGCTCTGGACACAGCAGCAGGATCGATACAGATGTTATTTTTGCTCAGTCCCCCAGCACCCAGATGAGGCACCTTCAAGACTTCACCACCGTTCCCACCTGGGCTGCATGCACCAGGGGTTTGGAGGCGCAGACGATGGGGATGCCGCACACCCAGGTCTTCACCTTCTAGGCAGACTGGAAACAGCCGAGACAAGCACCCAGACCAGATTCCTCACCGTGGGCACGGCCAGACAGACCTGTTTGCTAGAAACGGTTACAAGATGCATCACATCTCACCCAGCACATGCAGGGCTGGGACAGCTCTGGTGCAGATCTGGGCTTTGTTTGTCCCCTGCCAAAGTGCTGTTCCAGACGCTATTTGtgaattaaaaagcattaaaacacaGAGGCTGGTTGCTGTGTGCCCGGGGACGTGGGGAATGCTGGACCCAAGGCTCAGGACCCCCACATGCCTTTAACACAAAGCAATTACAGATTTATATAATAACATATGTCCAGGTGGACAAAATACCCACGTGCACAGCAGCTCCCTTTATATAAACTGTGCTCCCAGACCCGCTCTCATGGAAACCAACAGGAAAACTCCCACTAATTTCTCAGACAATGGGACCAAATCCTTTTCCATTAGGAAAGCACAGAGGTTCACGAGTTTGTAAGAGAACTTACAGCCCGGCCATGCGGTCTTCTCCCAGCCACACACAACCCCGGGGGCCTCCGAGCACTCCTGCCTTTTCCCTtactcctcctcccaccccaaggGCAGCGGAGCAACCTCCTTCTGACCCACCCGGCCCCAGTCACCCACAGCAACCTGGCCAAAACGCTTTAGGCATTCAGGAGTGGCGCTGAGCCCCTGCGGATCATTACCCGAGAGGGCTGAGCGCTCTGCTTAAAAAGGGAACACGAGCCAAATTTTCAGCTGACCTCTTCGTTGAGCGCTCGCTTTGGCAAAGAGGAGGCTCAGGGCTGCCGGCGTGACCTCTCCAGGAGCCGCGGAGGGGCTCCGAAGCCTCCACGCTCACAAGCAAGTGACTTCGCAAAACCCCCACGCAAAAGCAATTCTGGGGCAAAACGTTTTCAAACAGATTTGAACCATGCTGCCGTGGCTGCGAGTGCTTGTAGCTCGCAAGCAAAGCGCTCCTCTTGGGAGGGAAGTGAAAACAAACCCACCGAGAGCAGAACACCAAAGACTTCACTTTCCCTTTATGTATGCCATTATCTCACAGCTTCCAGTGTATACATTCCTGCCTTCACAGGGACACGCTCGTATTTCATCTCATGAGAAGTAATGTTGTGTTGACAACCTAACCCAAAGTCTGTCacatttttcagagcttttgcATGCTCATGAATAACGCAGCAGAAGCTGAAGCCAGCCCTGGATCTGATCTGCACTGCTGAGATGCTTCATTTCTGAATCGCAGCCCTGGTGAGAACGTGGCTTGCTGCCCAAGGCATCACCGCAGATCTACCAGAGCCTGGGAACTCGCCCTGCTTCTGAGACTCTCCTATGGTCCCTGCATTAGGTGTCGCAAATCCTATTGCACATTTGGAGTTAAAAAGCATGTTGGAGCATTTTCATCAAGTTTTCTATGGCTAACACCACCAAGCAAATGGACTTCTTCAATCGATCCCACATCTGCTGCCACAGAGAGATCTCGTCCTCTAGAAACAGCTCAAAGAGCACAGCCCACATCTCCGTAACgttctctgcagagaagagaaacCCAGTTTCTGGTCTTGCTACCCCATCAGAAATGCCGTCCTGTGCTGCGAGGAGCTGGTTTACTGCCTTTCATAGCCATCTAATGGAGCGCTCACCTCTTCACTTCTATCCTCTGTTGATACGGACATTTAGGGCGGCTCTGGCTTGCTCCTGACACATCCTGTCCATTTAAAAGCACAGGACTTAGCTGTATGAAAGAAGGCTGTACATAAACCACGCAGGCATTTCCATGGTCCTGGTGTGGCGTTCACCTCGCCCCCCTGCACGAGCTCCGTCGGGATCCTGCTGGCTCTTGCAGCCCGGCCACCAGCAGCTGGCCTTTGCACAGCACCCTAACAAACAGGATTATTCAGGGACCCAGCCAGCCCCTGAGGAGCCATCTGTCACAGCCCTGGCATCGCCGACCGCTGAAACAGCACACTGCAGCTCCTCCTTTAGCCGAGATGTTGGTGCTTTCCAAAGCCCCAGTGCTCACCAGGAGATGCATTCCCACAGGGAGGTGGAGTTCCTACCGTCCTGGGCCATGAGCATCATTTCTGGTGTCTGCCGAAGGGAACGCAGCAAACTCTGCTGGCAGCACCTTCTTGCCCCTGTACGTCCCTCACCCTTCGCTCCAGGCTGCTccagtaaaaaatgtttttcagttgaaaaaactgtaaagctaaaaaaaaaaagccctacaCAACCACAACACTACAAGGCAAGGAAAAACCTCACAGTGGCTCTGGAATGCCACTCCTTTTTGTCTCAGACAGCTGGTAGACGGAGTGTGGATCATGCCAGGGAGCAGGTAACCGTCTGTAACGCAAGCCACTTGCAAAACTGAGCTTAGCAAACAGCTTAGCTTTCCCCCAGCAACGTCTCCGCGCGGTCACACCATCGCCCACTGCTCAAGCTGTTTCTTTCTACCTACGGActgagaagggagaaagagagaaataagcaTCTCCACACAGTTCAGAAGAGCAGATGTTAGGCAGGACAGTGAAGTGAGCCAGGAGGGCTCAGCCATGGCTGAGCTCCTCAGGACAGAGGAGGCCCCATAGCAAGGGCAGAGCATCACTGTGCAGGAGCTGGGACTTTCCTGGGTCCCTCTGGGGCTGTGGGAAGAACCGCTCAGGAGCAACCACATAACCTCAAACCTCTctgtcccctgccctccccctgCCCTACCCTAGTTAGCCTACAGAAGTATTAAAGTACAAAGCCAAGCACTTCAAGATATGCACTCTTCCCACTGGAGAGGCTGTGAGAACAAGTAATCCACGTGGGATAGCAATCACATCACCTCGTGCACTCCTGAAAAGTGCTGAGATATTATTTTGATAGGTGTGATAGAAGAACCATCCAGACCATTGAAAACAATGAAAGCACTACCTGGACAGACAGGTTCTCCAAACCAGACACGTTGCTGTCAAAATCCTCTGGGGAGAAGGAGACCAGTGCCTCCCAGGGTTTCCCACAGTTTGACACTGCACACATGAGCACACACCTATTAGGAGATCTTTGTGGCAGTCCAAGGCTTTGTCCTCCCTCGTCCATAAGCACCCACGAGCAGAGAGAGCTTTCCACTAGAGGAAAGCCCTATGTCTACCAGTATAGCTTATTTCACCCACGGCTTTGGACTTGGTGTTGATTGCTGTGTGGTTTTTCAGAGCAGACACAGTTACAGCAGCCTAGCGtggggcagcagctgagcatgGCCCCATGAGACAGCTGATCTCGTTCTAAGCCCAACTCTCACCTCCACTTGCTCCACACCTGAATTTTTCCAGTCTCCTACCTGGGGTGATGATTGTATTCGTCTTGGAGATGTCCAGATGAAAAGCACCAGCAAGATGCTACGGATTGCACAGATTAAAGAGATGAGGCAGGACTTGAAAAGCACCTCTCCCACCACCTGTCATATGAATCACTTCTCCACATCTTCCCAACTTGCCTCTTCAAAGTTCCTCCATACAAACATACCCTTGCTACCACTGGAGCCTTCCCTACAGAGCGGGCAGCGTCTGGCCCAGCCTTCCCACTGCTCTCAGCCTTGTCTGCTCCACACTCCCCACCAGACTTGCATCACCTAACTGCCCTCCTACCGTTCTGCCCTTATGTTGGCAATGGTACGGTCAGCCCGGGTCTTGCTCCCTGATCAAAACTGCCCAGCTCACAGGATGCACAGCATCAGTCCTGTCTGAAGTCACCCCCACCAGATCAGATAATGCTTGTCCTCCTGCAGTTGACATAAAGGCAACATGAAAGCATGAAGCTGTGCTTGGGAACACTAACTTGTGGCTGGGAGATGCCTTGTTTTTGCAGAGTAACcctctgtttctttcatgtGGAATTTTTTCCAGCCCTGGCCCCTTATCAACGGGCTGGGAGGCCATGCCCGTATCAGAGTAGCGGGCTCTGCTCAGCATCTCTGCCCCTTCCTGCTGGAGGTGGTGCCTGGTCACTCCAGACACTAATGATTCACTCAGGAAGCGTGTGATTTGAGGTGATACCCACAGCTGGGCAAGAAGGAGTGGGGAAGCATTAAGCCTGAGAAgagctgttttctgttccaGCCATTCCTCTGAGAGCTGTGGGGAAGCTGGCACTGCGCTGAGCACTGCATCGGCCGGTTACGCTGCCATTCCCAGGCTGGTGGTAGCTGAAGGACAGAGCCCAAAGGCAGTGAGCTTGGAGGTGCTCCTGGGGGTACTCCCCGGCACAGCGCAGCTCCTGGTGAGGTCGCTCAGCCCAGATTCAGCGCAGCCGGAGCACAGTGCCTGGCAGCTGAGCACATCAGCCACTGGTACTGCCGGCAGTGCAGCAGACTGGCGCACCCTCACCTCCCAACAAAATGCTTCCAACAAACAAGGATCCCAGGATGGCTGCACTTACTTCCAGATCACAGCAACCCCAGGGAAACCCCAGGATCTGTCTTGATGGAGGTCTCAGCAAACAGAGTTGGAGGAAGAAGACAATTTTGACCATTCCCTGAAACACCTAATGTATAAAACAGCAGCCTGTGTTCTTCCTGATGGCCCATGCTGATCCTACTTCAAAGGAGGAATACCTAGCCCTCACCCTGGCAGAGTGGAGCCTGCAAACACTCGAGCGCAGGCCATACTGCAGTTGTAAGTGTGGGACACAAGCATGATGACCTATGGTCCCTGGAGAGCTAAACTTCAACACCCACTTGAGGCTGCTACTCACCAAGGACTCAAGGTCACATAAGCTCAAGGGCAGTGTCTACATCGGCAAATAATTGCATGATAGAGGAGGTCAGCTGGCTGAATCAGTTGGTTTTGGGGCTCTTACATCTATCCTGTATGCTGCTCAAGGATGTTACTTCCAGCTAGACTTAGTCACCTGGACCAAACCCCTGCACATGCATGTGGTTCATAGCTCCTCAGAGgaccagctgctgcttccaacCACCACGTCCTCCCCTGCAGTCGGAGTACATCTGGTGCAAGCTCAGAGCAGAACTTCTGATCTAGTTTCCACCAAAATGAACCCAGTTTGTGTTCACAAAACTGCACCACCACTGATACGGTGTGCAGAGAGTGAGGACAATTAGGAAATTTGCTTCAAAACCACACGACTGCTCCAAAATGAACACCAGTAGAGTTGGAGCCTATGATCTCTCGACTCCCACTGGTTTTGGAGGGAAATAAAGCTACTCCAAATGAAGCTCCAAGTATTTCCATAAACTTTTGGTTTCACAGCTTTAATCCTAGCCCCTCGGGGGGGATTTTACACACCTTTCACCTTTCATCCAGCTGTCTGTGTCTATATCCAGCTCCTGGCATGCAGATCAGAGAGGCCTCGCCCAGCACACAGACAGCGCTCCTTCCCTAAACGTGGGGCAGACACCGCTCCAGCTGCATTTAGAAAGCCAGCCCACAGTACTCCTGGGGATCGGGAAGCAAGTCTGAGCGGGAAGAGACCTGCCTGCCAAGGGCACACCCCCCTACCTGAAGGGACACTGGGCCAACAGTCTTGAGATGGTTTTGGGTAGCACCTACCTGTCCTCAGCTGGACTGGGTCCCATCATGAGCAGCAGGGGCCACATGGGAAAGCGGGTTTCTGCTCCACACCACGTTCCTCCTCAACCGCTCATGTGGTAGGGTTGGATCCTGAGAGAGGACAGGGAGCTTGAGGTAGGCATCAGGAAAGCCCCCATGGCAGAGGATCAAATGCAGGCTGTGAGGTCCACCTCAGACAGACTGACTGCTGCCAGCTTGAGGGGACAGAATTCTCCATTTACATGGGATCCTGCCTGAAATCAGAAACACCGGATTTAGCGGCTTTCATCAgtcaaagaggaaaagcagagagaaaaatgaaccaGGAGAGCGCGTACACAAGCTACGTTTTAGAACAAGAGCAGGCTCACTCCAGCGCCTGTGTGTCTCTCTGTCAGCCCCTGCCAGAGGTCCTGAGTCCTTCCATAGCTGGGATGCGAACCACGATGAGGTGGACAATATCTACGTCCTCAAAGGCAAGATGTCTGTGTCCCAGGCGTGCTTTCATAGCTTTGACAATACTCTTTTCAGCCTTGTCACCTCTTCACAGAGTGGCCAAGGGCTGAGGAGGAGCAGATTCTGGCTGCCTCAGAGTCACGAAACATCTGTGGCCGAATTGAGTCTGCAGGTGTCTGCACCGCTGCGTGGTGCAGGGCTGACCTGGCGGTGGTCAGCCCTGCCAGGGCTCTGCGCTCGCCCCTGGTACATCGCTGCCACCTATTACAATTCTCtcaaacagaagtgaaaagcCCCTCTCAATAAATATGTGAAGGCAATACATGCTCGTTTTGAGGGACATTACAGTAACTCAACAACTAAGTTTCTTTGGCTCAACATATATATCCATATGTGTGCATTGCTCTGTGTGTTAatgtatgtacatacatgtGCGTGCATGTTTGTACATAcctatatacatatacataaagAAATATCTGTCAGACTGCTTGGGAAATAGAAAGATCAGGACACAGCAAAGCATGAGGAGACTAAAGCCACTACACAAAATAATTGCTTCTCCGAGAGCCtccctatttttttccacaataaaGTCAACAATACCGAGGGCAGAAGAACCAGCCCAAAGCAGCGGTGAAACCTGCGGCAGTAGAGCAGAGAGAAACAACCACAGACTGAGAAATAAATGGGGCATAAGGTGAGGAGCACATCGCCCTGTACATGCCACCGTCAGAGTCCTACCGTGGCATTCTGTGGAGTGTCCTGGCTTCCAGGGATTCTGGAGGAGTCAGAGATCAGCTCCTGGCGTGCCCCTCGTGCACAGCACAGAGACAGCTAACCTGGTGCAGGTGGGAAAACAGCGCAGATTTCATTTCGGGGTTCCAAAGATTTATTGCACTCACAGGCAGGATGAAATGGCTTCGAGATTATGCAGCTTGTTTGCTGTGGAGAAGGGGCCTTGTCTTTTTTGAAGGAAGACTTCACAGGTGTGAGAGCAGGACCACCacaattttcaggaaaaagaaggataaaaatgctaattatttcatgctcccctccttctccagcacCCTCAAAACCATCAGCTCTTCTTTAGCATCCCCCTCTCCCCAACTCAAAAGAAGTCATTTCAAAAGCTTGTTTTGCCCTGGCCATTCCTAGCGACAGAGCGCGGTGTGTATACATGAAATGAAGGAGATGCTGCATTCCTCTGGGGGAGATAAGGAGGCGGAGGGGAGGAATGCTCTCCCCTGCGTGTCTGTGCACGACCCAGAcccaaacagaagcagcacGCGACTGGCGGCTCCCCAGCAGATGACTCTCAAAGTGCTTGAATGCAAATCAAGGTGGCAAAAGCGATCAGCCAAAAGGCTTGTGTGCAGGCAGGCTGTGCAGACCTCCAGGACACAGCGAGAGGCCATGGTGCAGCACTGTCTGAGGgctccctggctgctggaggaCCTGGGCTTTATGGAGAGCTCAGCTCAGGCTTTGGGTCCTGAGATATCTGGCTCTGGGGCACTCTGAAGAGAAACCCTCAACCTCAAGGTACGATGGGGTATGGACACGTGAACATGGGTCCACACATGCACATACGGTGAGTTCCCTGAAGACTACTCTGCTCCCCATGACGGGAAGCCCACCACACATTCCTGCTTCCAGCTATGAGCAGGGATTGGCCATGCCTTACCCATACCACATTGAATACTGGCTCAGGAAACAAACACCCTCGCTTCTCGTATCACCGAGCCAGCAGTGACTGAACGGGGAGATACGGTGTATTGGCTGCCGATCAATTGATGCGCATCCAGCTCCACTCACCTGCACTTACCAGTTTTGCTGGTGTAGCTATACTGGCAAAACTCCCCACCACAGCAAAATCCACCAATGGAATCAGCACATCAGACAAGCAAAATCACCTTCATTTACCCGGCACTTTTATGCTGGTATAACTGGTAGGGATTTTGCAGTGAAGCAGcagaattaaaatcaaacaaacaaaccagcctTTGCCACCAACGTCCTGCACTGACCAGACTTGAAAGCGTGAGGCTGTTTGAGCCAGGGGTCCCCTGCAAAGCAAGTACAAGGGACTATTTCAGCTGCCACGGGGAAGCTCCCATCTCTGGAGTAAAATACAGAGCAGCGTAACGCTGAAGGTGCTTTGGCTGAGGTAAACGATCAAAAATGCTGTAGGCAGCTGGAAGTGGAGGAAGACGGAGAAGCCTCATGCTAAGAGGCTAAGAGCCTAGCATGAGGCTTTGGCCACCGTAACACTGATGTATTTGGTCTGTGGCCTGGAGACCCTCTGAGTTGCAGGATTTATGTGTGCAGGGGTGTCTGGTGTCTAACAGCCAGGTTAGAGACAGGAATTTTCCCCGTTTGCACCATTACTTGAAATACCTGTCAGGAGGTAAGAGCGTAAGACTCACTTT
It includes:
- the LOC104635275 gene encoding transcription factor HES-4-A isoform X1, with product MGHSALAELQQGEEEKISTAIFPPPFLSPPQLRKPLIERKRRERINNCLDQLKETVVGAFHLDQSKLEKADILEMTVKHLQNIQSSKLMADSKVGLEAQQRYSTGYIQCMHEVHNLLLTCEWMDKTLGARLLNHLLKSLPRSGEDTCKAALRSSSPSQQPLLTPKSPLSPKGSARGTHPSQERFYPAENKQASKNSFQLPSLSVFSQADAAPPRQVLQPNFSHNNPRMGSLDMWRPW
- the LOC104635275 gene encoding transcription factor HES-4-A isoform X2, translating into MGHSALAELQQGEEEKISTAIFPPPFLSPPQLRKPLIERKRRERINNCLDQLKETVVGAFHLDSKLEKADILEMTVKHLQNIQSSKLMADSKVGLEAQQRYSTGYIQCMHEVHNLLLTCEWMDKTLGARLLNHLLKSLPRSGEDTCKAALRSSSPSQQPLLTPKSPLSPKGSARGTHPSQERFYPAENKQASKNSFQLPSLSVFSQADAAPPRQVLQPNFSHNNPRMGSLDMWRPW
- the LOC104635275 gene encoding transcription factor HES-4-A isoform X3, whose amino-acid sequence is MTAAATAGSTHKLASTKEERKLRKPLIERKRRERINNCLDQLKETVVGAFHLDQSKLEKADILEMTVKHLQNIQSSKLMADSKVGLEAQQRYSTGYIQCMHEVHNLLLTCEWMDKTLGARLLNHLLKSLPRSGEDTCKAALRSSSPSQQPLLTPKSPLSPKGSARGTHPSQERFYPAENKQASKNSFQLPSLSVFSQADAAPPRQVLQPNFSHNNPRMGSLDMWRPW